One window of the Fusobacterium animalis 7_1 genome contains the following:
- a CDS encoding murein L,D-transpeptidase catalytic domain family protein, whose translation MKKILIIFCLLLIANNNFAEENIVTENINENIQKPVEEKPQKIVLDVKSVYDSLNIKNKIDYSIFQKAYLGYVQITNKNPGVLIIIDYSKPSNEERFYVLDLNKKKLVYSTRVAHSKNSGLEIPLQFSDDPNSYQSSLGFFVTLGEYNGAYGYSLRLKGLEENINANAEDRAIVIHGGNIVEDDYIKRYGFAGRSLGCPVLPYSLAREIIDFIKHGRVLFIYGNDEEYIDNSTYLSKLAAVFEGSPKNIVEIEKPSEIQKTSPAPTVTTVATTTTVNHPVATVLGDKKENINRETVIAEANITKIHEIIKQEAKYTNNVNNNKVSYTELLKDVIQERNNKTSKTKENIENKKSNEENNDNQEKIVEQTITDNSLETKQESETTVQQNENIEENKKEERKYPEEVIKKSLGLEIKLK comes from the coding sequence TTGAAAAAAATATTAATAATTTTTTGCCTATTGTTGATAGCCAACAATAATTTTGCAGAAGAAAATATTGTAACAGAAAATATAAATGAAAATATTCAAAAACCTGTGGAAGAAAAACCACAAAAAATAGTTTTAGATGTGAAGTCAGTATATGACTCTCTAAATATAAAAAATAAAATAGATTATTCTATTTTTCAAAAAGCGTATTTAGGATATGTACAAATTACAAATAAAAACCCTGGTGTTTTAATAATAATAGATTATAGTAAACCGTCAAATGAAGAAAGATTTTATGTCTTGGACTTAAATAAAAAAAAGTTAGTCTATTCAACACGGGTTGCTCATTCTAAAAATTCAGGATTGGAAATTCCTTTACAATTTTCAGATGACCCTAACTCTTATCAAAGTTCACTAGGATTCTTTGTAACATTGGGAGAATATAATGGAGCTTATGGATATTCTTTAAGATTAAAAGGACTTGAAGAAAATATAAATGCTAATGCAGAAGATAGAGCTATTGTTATTCATGGTGGAAATATAGTTGAAGATGATTATATAAAAAGATATGGATTTGCAGGAAGAAGTTTAGGTTGTCCTGTTTTGCCTTATTCATTAGCGAGAGAAATTATAGATTTTATAAAACATGGAAGAGTTTTATTTATTTATGGAAACGATGAAGAATATATTGATAATAGTACATATTTAAGTAAATTAGCAGCTGTTTTTGAAGGAAGTCCAAAAAATATTGTTGAAATAGAAAAACCAAGTGAGATTCAAAAAACTTCTCCAGCTCCGACTGTTACAACTGTGGCTACTACAACTACTGTTAATCACCCTGTTGCAACAGTACTAGGAGATAAAAAAGAAAATATTAATCGTGAAACTGTAATTGCTGAGGCTAATATTACAAAAATTCATGAAATTATAAAGCAAGAAGCTAAGTATACTAATAATGTAAATAATAATAAAGTTTCTTATACTGAATTATTAAAAGATGTAATTCAAGAAAGAAATAATAAAACATCTAAAACAAAGGAAAATATTGAAAATAAAAAATCAAATGAAGAAAATAATGATAATCAAGAAAAAATAGTTGAACAAACTATCACAGATAATTCTCTTGAAACAAAGCAAGAAAGTGAAACAACTGTTCAACAAAATGAAAATATAGAAGAAAATAAAAAAGAAGAAAGAAAATATCCAGAAGAAGTTATTAAAAAAAGTTTAGGATTAGAAATTAAATTAAAATAA
- a CDS encoding tyrosine-type recombinase/integrase, translated as MSAEKEKIKGVYTGRWNARFTIKLLNNKSKRIFKRGFNSKKEALEYEKKVILDNSLGSNIPFKVAVNQYLEFKKLRIKELTYMNMSNILNSITYFDNLLISDITAIQVSNFQNDLLKKYKGSSIRTINAYVKMLFTWCVRYKNLASNPFDMVDRLKLETKKRMDIITVDEFNQIIKQVNNPDMKLMFKLLFWTGLRIGEARALKIDDIDFNNKTISVTKSYTHLSGKSIITTPKTKGSIRVIKIDDVLLSEIKDYIDKASYILEDNFIFRFNKASYRYNFKNATIKVLGRDLRVHDLRHSHASFLINNGVDILLISKRLEHSNTAMTLNVYSHLYPDKESEAIKLINKLKANK; from the coding sequence ATGAGTGCAGAAAAGGAAAAAATAAAAGGTGTTTATACTGGCAGATGGAATGCTAGATTTACAATAAAGCTTTTAAATAACAAAAGTAAGAGAATATTTAAAAGAGGTTTTAATAGTAAAAAAGAAGCTTTAGAATATGAAAAAAAAGTAATCTTAGATAATAGTTTAGGCTCTAATATCCCTTTTAAAGTAGCAGTTAATCAGTATTTAGAATTTAAAAAGCTACGAATAAAAGAATTAACTTATATGAATATGTCAAATATATTAAATAGTATTACATATTTTGATAATCTTTTAATATCTGATATAACAGCAATTCAAGTAAGTAATTTTCAAAATGATTTATTAAAGAAATATAAAGGCAGTTCAATAAGGACTATAAACGCATATGTTAAAATGTTATTTACATGGTGTGTGAGGTATAAAAATTTAGCAAGTAATCCGTTTGATATGGTGGATAGGTTAAAGCTGGAAACAAAAAAGAGAATGGATATAATCACAGTAGATGAGTTTAATCAAATAATAAAACAAGTTAATAATCCTGATATGAAGTTAATGTTTAAATTATTGTTTTGGACAGGACTAAGAATTGGAGAGGCTAGAGCGTTAAAGATTGATGATATAGATTTTAATAATAAGACTATATCAGTAACAAAATCATATACTCATCTAAGTGGCAAAAGTATTATAACAACTCCAAAAACAAAAGGAAGTATAAGAGTTATAAAAATTGATGATGTCTTATTAAGTGAAATAAAAGACTATATAGATAAAGCTAGTTATATTTTGGAAGATAATTTTATATTTAGATTTAATAAAGCAAGTTATAGGTATAACTTTAAAAATGCAACTATAAAAGTATTAGGAAGAGATTTAAGAGTTCATGACCTAAGACATAGCCATGCAAGTTTTTTAATTAATAATGGTGTGGATATACTTTTAATATCAAAGAGGTTAGAGCATAGTAATACAGCAATGACATTGAATGTTTATAGTCATTTATATCCTGATAAAGAAAGTGAGGCTATAAAATTAATAAACAAGCTAAAAGCAAATAAGTAA
- a CDS encoding DNA primase family protein yields MDKRKLNNFLTEIGVEKESLELNKDKINKFVDEVNTKININSYYIAKMLVEENNLIKIDNLIYGYNERCYQCLTNTDIENLIHQVNKNLNEKQRKEILKKVYFEAPNKEKDINHISVKNGLINITDDEIVLYEHTSKIVTTFYIDYDYNPNADYTDILNYMSELVGDDESLTRILMEFLGYCLYPDCFLRKALVIKGDHRNGKSKFLEVLKIFFGDNNCCSLDIQDIVSRFGLFGIMNKSINLGDDISGQYIGDDSKFKKVVAGNDVLIEQKGKDAFTYKPTAKHIFSCNNMPRFDDKTGAVKDRLIFIPFPNVYSVENGNLNPHIVKEMTTNENMESLLVLALQSLKELLKNNKFTYSYKSENCLDEFDKDKNPILYFIEEIQENSYLRDKAFNNMPVAEAYDKYINFCQSNGFKAITKINFSKSIKANIKNIDVKPYKNNGKVNKVFRILDQQEI; encoded by the coding sequence ATGGATAAAAGAAAATTAAATAATTTTTTAACAGAAATAGGAGTAGAAAAAGAGAGCCTAGAGCTTAACAAGGATAAAATAAATAAGTTTGTAGATGAAGTTAATACAAAGATTAATATAAATTCATATTACATTGCTAAAATGTTGGTTGAAGAAAATAACCTAATCAAAATAGACAATTTAATTTATGGATATAATGAAAGATGTTATCAATGTTTGACTAACACAGATATTGAAAACTTAATACACCAAGTAAATAAAAATCTAAATGAGAAGCAAAGAAAAGAAATATTAAAAAAAGTTTATTTTGAAGCACCTAATAAAGAAAAAGATATTAATCATATTTCAGTAAAAAATGGGTTAATTAATATAACAGATGATGAAATAGTTTTATATGAACATACCTCAAAAATTGTTACAACTTTTTACATTGACTATGATTATAATCCTAATGCAGATTATACAGATATTTTAAATTATATGTCTGAATTAGTTGGAGATGATGAAAGTTTAACAAGAATACTAATGGAGTTTTTAGGGTATTGTTTATATCCTGATTGTTTTCTAAGAAAAGCACTTGTAATAAAGGGTGACCATAGAAATGGAAAAAGTAAATTTTTAGAAGTGTTAAAAATATTTTTTGGAGATAATAACTGTTGTAGTTTAGATATTCAAGATATAGTCTCAAGGTTTGGTTTATTTGGTATTATGAATAAATCAATCAATTTAGGTGATGATATTAGCGGGCAATATATAGGTGATGATAGTAAATTTAAAAAGGTAGTTGCTGGAAATGATGTTTTAATTGAGCAAAAAGGAAAGGATGCTTTCACTTATAAACCAACAGCTAAACATATATTTAGTTGTAATAATATGCCTAGATTTGATGATAAAACTGGAGCAGTTAAAGACAGATTAATTTTTATACCTTTTCCTAATGTATACAGTGTAGAGAATGGCAATTTAAACCCTCACATAGTTAAGGAAATGACAACAAATGAAAATATGGAATCATTACTTGTCTTAGCTTTACAAAGTTTAAAAGAGCTATTAAAAAACAATAAGTTTACTTATTCTTATAAATCTGAAAATTGTTTAGATGAGTTTGATAAGGATAAAAACCCAATATTATATTTTATTGAGGAGATTCAAGAAAATTCATATTTAAGAGATAAAGCCTTTAACAATATGCCAGTAGCTGAAGCATATGATAAATATATTAATTTTTGTCAAAGTAATGGTTTTAAAGCTATTACTAAAATAAATTTTAGCAAATCTATAAAAGCAAATATAAAAAATATTGATGTAAAGCCATATAAAAATAATGGAAAAGTAAATAAAGTTTTTAGAATTTTAGACCAACAAGAAATTTAA